GCGGCGTCGAATTTATACGGTTTAACTCACAGAGAGGTTTTCATGTCCCTCGTCCCCATGGTCATCGAAACCACGGGCCGTTCCGAACGCGCCTATGATATCTATTCCCGCCTGCTCAAGGATCGCATCATCCTGCTGGGCAGCGAAGTGAACGACACTGTGGCCTCCCTTGTCTGCGCCCAGCTCCTGTTCCTGGAATCCCAGGACCCGGAGAAGGAGATCAGCCTGTACATCAACTCTCCCGGCGGCTCCGTGACCGCCGGTCTGGCCATCTATGACACCATGCGCTACATCACCGCGCCCGTCAGCACGGTGTGCATGGGCCGGGCCGCCAGCATGGGGGCATTTTTGCTGGCGGCCGGGCAAAAGGGCATGCGCTACGCGCTGCCCAACAGCCAGATCATGATCCACCAGCCGCTGGGCGGCTTCCAGGGCCAGGCCACGGATGTGGACATCCATGCCCGCGAGATGCTGCGCATCAAGGAGCGCCTGAACACCCTGCTGGCCGAAAACACCGGCAAGAGCTATGACGAGGTGGTCCGG
This is a stretch of genomic DNA from Desulfovibrio piger. It encodes these proteins:
- the clpP gene encoding ATP-dependent Clp endopeptidase proteolytic subunit ClpP, with product MSLVPMVIETTGRSERAYDIYSRLLKDRIILLGSEVNDTVASLVCAQLLFLESQDPEKEISLYINSPGGSVTAGLAIYDTMRYITAPVSTVCMGRAASMGAFLLAAGQKGMRYALPNSQIMIHQPLGGFQGQATDVDIHAREMLRIKERLNTLLAENTGKSYDEVVRATERDNFLTPEQALEFGIIDRVLVSRSDMTEKN